In Camelus ferus isolate YT-003-E chromosome 10, BCGSAC_Cfer_1.0, whole genome shotgun sequence, the following proteins share a genomic window:
- the LOC116666676 gene encoding LOW QUALITY PROTEIN: ferritin light chain-like (The sequence of the model RefSeq protein was modified relative to this genomic sequence to represent the inferred CDS: inserted 1 base in 1 codon), with product MSTELRQQHDGKAGSDRSSQIRQNYSTKVEAAVNRLVNVCSRASYTYLSVGFYFHCGDAALDSLGQFSHXLAEETREGTQPVSKMQNQHSGHARFQDMPNPSQAEGGKTQDPVEAAIPLKENLNQALLDLHALGSARPDLYLCDILDSHFLGEDVKLIKKMGKHLTNLCRLASPEAGRGNYLFQRLNLKHD from the exons ATGTCAACAGAACTGAGACAGCAACACGACGGCAAGGCTGGTAGTGACAGGT CTTCCCAGATTCGTCAGAATTATTCCACCAAGGTGGAGGCGGCTGTCAACCGCCTGGTCAACGTGTGTTCACGGGCCTCCTACACCTACCTCTCCGTGGGCTTCTATTTCCACTGCGGTGATGCGGCTCTGGACAGCCTGGGCCAGTTTTCCC GATTGGCTGAAGAGACACGCGAGGGCACCCAGCCTGTCTCCAAAATGCAAAACCAGCATAGCGGCCACGCCCGCTTCCAGGACATGCCGAATCCATCTCAAGCTGAGGGAGGTAAAACACAGGACCCTGTGGAAGCCGCCATTCCACTGAAGGAAAACCTGAACCAGGCCCTTTTGGATCTGCATGCCCTGGGTTCTGCCCGCCCGGACCTCTACCTCTGTGACATCCTGGACAGCCACTTCCTGGGTGAGGATGTGAAACTCATCAAGAAGATGGGCAAACACCTGACCAACCTCTGCAGGCTGGCTAGTCCCGAGGCTGGGCGGGGCAATTATCTCTTCCAAAGGCTCAACCTCAAGCACGACTAG